One window of the Montipora foliosa isolate CH-2021 chromosome 4, ASM3666993v2, whole genome shotgun sequence genome contains the following:
- the LOC138001180 gene encoding zinc finger MYM-type protein 1-like, which produces MCEENSNFHPLLKLRSQENPEIIEWLHKRDEKYTSPEIQNEMLEAMAFSMMRKISANIQNATFFTIMADETADVSNKEQLVICIRWVDHCFVIHEDFIGMHPLERTTADQVVAILKNALLRMNLNIQHARGQCYDEAATMAGEKTGVATQIKTINGKCLYTHCYGHALNLAVADAIKSVQCISDSLDTVREIGKLVKKSPQRNTKLDKIRAETKNESRGVHTFCPTRWTVRGEALAAVINNHAELMELWDWSLTVSKDTEMKTRIRGVQSMMKTFNFYFGCTLGEQLLRQTDNLSRALQDSSTSAAEGNRLAQDVVKTLLKDRTDTSFHLFWARILQRKTTEIQTIEDPMLPRKRKAPVRHEVGEQNTHHFPKTHESTLMR; this is translated from the coding sequence ATGTGTGAGGAGAACTCCAATTTTCATCCGCTGCTGAAACTACGGTCACAAGAAAATCCAGAGATCATTGAGTGGCTTCATAAAAGAGATGAGAAATACACATCGCCAGAAATTCAGAATGAGATGCTAGAGGCAATGGCTTTTAGCATGATGCGGAAAATATCTGCAAACATTCAGAATGCGACCTTTTTCACGATCATGGCTGACGAAACAGCAGATGTTTCAAACAAGGAACAACTAGTTATTTGCATTCGGTGGGTCGACCACTGTTTTGTGATACACGAAGATTTCATCGGAATGCATCCTTTGGAAAGAACAACTGCAGATCAAGTAGTAGCAATACTAAAGAATGCCCTACTGAGAATGAATTTAAACATCCAGCACGCCCGTGGGCAGTGTTATGATGAAGCAGCGACAATGGCAGGCGAGAAAACAGGAGTAGCTACGCAAATTAAAACCATCAACGGAAAATGCTTATACACGCACTGTTATGGGCATGCCTTAAATCTGGCTGTCGCTGATGCCATAAAATCAGTTCAGTGCATCAGTGATTCACTTGATACAGTACGCGAAATTGGAAAGCTGGTTAAAAAGTCACCGCAAAGAAACACAAAGTTAGACAAAATAAGAGCCGAAACCAAGAATGAGTCACGTGGTGTACATACATTTTGCCCTACGAGATGGACTGTGCGTGGCGAAGCATTAGCAGCAGTGATCAATAATCACGCTGAACTAATGGAACTATGGGACTGGTCGCTAACCGTGTCAAAAGACACGGAAATGAAGACAAGAATCCGAGGTGTTCAAAGTATGATGAAAacgttcaatttttattttggttgtACTCTGGGAGAGCAGCTTCTGAGGCAGACCGACAACCTAAGTCGCGCCTTGCAAGATTCATCCACCTCAGCTGCTGAAGGTAACAGACTTGCCCAGGATGTGGTAAAAACCTTACTGAAAGATCGGACTGATACCTCATTTCATCTTTTTTGGGCTCGGATCTTACAGCGCAAAACTACAGAGATTCAGACCATTGAGGATCCTATGTTACCCAGGAAGAGAAAAGCACCAGTCAGGCACGAAGTTGGAGAACAGAACACCCACCACTTTCCTAAAACCCACGAATCTACTTTAATGCGATAG
- the LOC138000524 gene encoding kelch-like protein 12 codes for MADETNLKTLAVSNKEYQKILLQTADELRKEGLLCDVRILVEGQSFLAHRSILASASGYFRGLFTNDMKEKQMMECKLDELSSLVMEPLLCYIYTGNVTLTEENAENVVAASDYLIIQSLKDIGCQFLESLLSPSRCFGLRDFAEKYSCEALKSAATSYIVKHFTEACDTEAFKTIDYKVYVEIIARDDLEVSREEDVYETLITWVNHDLESRREHFEELFGKIRLTTMSKHYLVDQVESEELVSSSFHSTKLVLRALNSFVLHAYDEQEPARKNLERHLDVIAVCGGNLSKEATCYSPQRDKWLPLADMLRPRDEHCTAVHDNVLYSFGSTQPENGQSVEQYNAHTNTWLAVANMPQMRCAATAVTSGDHIFIIGGRIPNGGSTKQVMRYDADINKWFVETPMSYKRAGLCSAACRGFVYAIGGLSDRSEFLRTVERYNPRKKVWNDVSPTQVARYFACAVEMNGKIFVIGGQSSTGAYLSSCEAFDPETGNWASLPNFSIPRQAAGVTRLGNRIFLFGGCNNSGSLDSVECYDERKRRWETMTKMPCKRSWVQCGVLRVAKDLFPLN; via the coding sequence atggcggacgaaacAAATCTCAAAACTCTTGCCGTATCAAACAAGGAATATCAGAAGATTCTTCTCCAAACCGCCGATGAACTTAGAAAGGAGGGGTTGCTTTGCGATGTTAGGATTCTCGTGGAAGGCCAAAGTTTTCTTGCGCATCGAAGTATTCTCGCTTCAGCCAGTGGATATTTCCGAGGTTTATTCACGAACGACATGAAAGAGAAACAAATGATGGAGTGTAAACTTGACGAGTTGTCGTCTTTAGTCATGGAACCGCTTCTTTGTTACATTTACACTGGAAACGTTACACTTACAGAGGAAAATGCTGAAAATGTTGTGGCTGCATCCGATTATTTGATCATCCAGAGCCTCAAGGATATTGGATGCCAGTTCTTGGAAAGCCTTCTATCGCCTTCAAGATGTTTTGGATTGAGAGATTTTGCTGAAAAATACAGTTGCGAAGCCCTTAAATCCGCTGCTACAAGCTACATCGTGAAACATTTCACAGAAGCCTGTGATACAGAGGCTTTCAAAACGATCGATTACAAGGTCTACGTCGAGATTATCGCGCGAGATGATCTCGAGGTTTCGCGCGAGGAAGACGTGTATGAGACGTTGATCACATGGGTGAATCACGATTTGGAATCACGCAGAGAGcattttgaagagctgtttggCAAAATTCGATTGACAACAATGTCGAAACATTATTTGGTTGACCAGGTTGAAAGTGAAGAGCTCGTAAGCAGCAGTTTTCACAGCACAAAGCTAGTGCTACGAGCTTTGAACTCGTTTGTTCTTCACGCGTACGATGAACAAGAACCAGCCCGAAAGAATCTCGAAAGGCACTTAGATGTAATCGCTGTGTGTGGTGGCAACCTTAGCAAAGAGGCAACCTGTTATTCGCCACAGAGAGACAAATGGCTGCCGCTTGCAGACATGCTCCGCCCACGAGATGAGCATTGTACTGCTGTTCATGACAACGTTTTGTACTCGTTCGGAAGCACTCAGCCAGAAAACGGGCAATCCGTCGAGCAGTACAACGCCCACACCAATACATGGCTAGCGGTAGCGAATATGCCGCAAATGCGCTGCGCAGCCACTGCCGTAACATCCGGGGATCATATTTTTATCATTGGAGGTAGAATACCAAATGGCGGCTCCACCAAACAAGTCATGCGTTACGATGCGGACATCAACAAATGGTTTGTGGAAACACCCATGTCTTACAAACGGGCTGGTCTTTGCTCGGCGGCATGTCGCGGTTTTGTGTACGCAATAGGTGGTTTGAGCGATAGAAGTGAGTTTCTGAGAACCGTCGAGCGATATAATCCACGTAAAAAAGTGTGGAACGACGTTTCACCGACGCAAGTGGCGCGGTACTTTGCCTGCGCGgtggaaatgaatggaaagaTCTTTGTAATCGGTGGCCAATCCTCGACGGGGGCGTATCTGTCTTCGTGTGAAGCGTTTGACCCTGAGACAGGAAATTGGGCTTCACTGCCTAATTTCTCCATTCCTCGCCAAGCTGCTGGTGTAACTAGACTCGGAAACAGGATTTTCCTTTTCGGGGGCTGCAATAACTCCGGAAGTCTTGATAGCGTTGAATGCTACGACGAGCGCAAGAGACGCTGGGAAACGATGACCAAAATGCCTTGCAAGAGATCTTGGGTCCAATGTGGCGTGCTTCGAGTGGCGAAGGATCTTTTTCCATTGAACTAG